The following nucleotide sequence is from Bacteroidota bacterium.
TTCTCGGCCCGCATCGACGCGGTGCTTCCCAGCGGCGGCAGCTTCGGTCCGGTCCAGGGCCCGCAGAACGTGCGCCTCCGCGCCGGCGAGACCGTCGGCCCGGTCAGCTTCACGAGCGGCGTGCCGGGGCAGGCCCCCGAGGGCGACTACAGCCTCGTGCTCGAGCTCTCGATGGGCGGTAGTGTGTTTGCGACCGACAGCTTCCTGTTCGAGAAGGAAGGCCCGCCGTCGTCGCTGGACCTCCCGCTGACGTTTGAGGACGCGAGCCAGGACTACGAGATCGCCGACTTCGGCGGCAACGTCTCCTCGCTCGTCGCGGACCCGAACGACGCCAGCAACACCGTCGTGCAGTCCATCCGCACGATGGGGGCCGAGTGCTTTGCCGGCACCTCGGTCGGCGTCTCCAGCGGCTTCGCCAGCCCGGTCCCGTTCGCGCCGGGCGAGACCAGCCTGAGCGTCCGCGTGCTGTCGCCGGCCGCCGGCGTCCAGGTCAAGCTCAAGGTCGAGCAGAACGGCGACCCGACGGTCAGCGTCGAGACCGACGAGTTCACGACCGTCGCCGGCGTCTGGGAGACGCTCGTCTTCGACTTCAGCAACGAGTCCCCCGGCACGGCCCAGCTGAACTTCGCGTCGACGTACAACCAGCTCGCGATCTTTTTCGACTTCCAGTGCCCCGGCCCGCCGTCAACGATGGAGGCCATCTACTTCTGGGATGACGTCGAGTTCGTGGACGGCATGGCGGCCGCACCGGTGACCGCATCGGCCCGCGCGCTGACCGTCGGCGCGGCCTACCCGAACCCGTTCAGCCGCGCGACGACGATTCCGTTCGCCGTCGAGGCCGCGACGGACGTTCGGCTGGCGGTCTACGACGTGATGGGCCGCGAGGTCGCCGTGCTGGTCAACGGTACCGTCGAAGCCGGCCGCCACGAGGCGAGCTTCGAGGCGCAGGACCTGGCCAGTGGCCTTTACGTCTGGAAGCTCACGGCGGGTGCCCAGTCGCAGACGGGCCGCCTGACGCTCGTGCGCTAGTCCGCGCGTAACCGGAGCGAGGGGAAGGCTGGGCAGTGTCCTTTCTGCTGCCTCCTTCCCCTCGTTTCGTTTTTCTTTTCCTCCCGATGGGTATCCTTGTTTCGCCGACGATGCGCGCCCGTATCCACCCTTTTTTCCACCACCTGCCAGGGGCTAGGCACAGCGCCTCGCTACCCTGACACGCATACCTTGCGCTCCGCCAGCCCATGAACCGCCTCTACGTCATCCGTACCGCCCTGATCGTCGCGCTGGGCGGCTTCCTCATGGGTTTCGACGCCTCGGTGATCTCCGGGGTCGTCGGGTTTATCGAGACCGAGTTCTCGCTGTCGAAGACCCAGCTCGGCTTCTCGGTCGCGTCGCTCACGCTGACGGCCACGCTCGCGATGATGGTCTCGGGGCCGCTGAGCGACCGGTTCGGACGGCGGCGGATTCTCTTCTTTGCCGCCGTGCTGTACGCGATCTCGGCCATCGCCTCTGCGCTCGCGCCCTCGTTCACCGTCCTGGTGATCGCGCGGATGATCGGCGGCTTCGGGGTCGGCGCGTCGCTCATCATCGCGCCGCTCTACATCGCCGAGATCGCGCCGCCGGAGGTGCGGGGCCAGATGGTCTCGTTCAACCAGCTCAACATCGTGACCGGGATCACGGTGGCGTTCTTCACGAACTACCTCATCCTCCAGCTCGCGGATACGTCGGCGGTGATCGCGGGCAACGAGTGGCGGTGGATGCTGGGGCTGGAAACCATGCCGGCGGTGCTCTACTTCGTCGGCCTCTTCTTCGTACCCCGCAGCCCGCGCT
It contains:
- a CDS encoding T9SS type A sorting domain-containing protein translates to MKNVFTTLCALAAFALMAPVAQGQINLPVTFEDAIDYELVDFGGNASSLVADPNDASNTVVQSIRTMGAECFAGTTVADVSGFTSPIPFAPGETSLNVRVLSPAAGVQVKLKVEKFDDPTISVEADLFTTVAGDWETLVYDFTNESPGTAPLDFAKEYDKASIFFDFQCPGPPSMTQDIYFWDDLAFGDVPEDIEASLDPVGSTVIPETGGTLGYSVTLTNTTDVTQVFSARIDAVLPSGGSFGPVQGPQNVRLRAGETVGPVSFTSGVPGQAPEGDYSLVLELSMGGSVFATDSFLFEKEGPPSSLDLPLTFEDASQDYEIADFGGNVSSLVADPNDASNTVVQSIRTMGAECFAGTSVGVSSGFASPVPFAPGETSLSVRVLSPAAGVQVKLKVEQNGDPTVSVETDEFTTVAGVWETLVFDFSNESPGTAQLNFASTYNQLAIFFDFQCPGPPSTMEAIYFWDDVEFVDGMAAAPVTASARALTVGAAYPNPFSRATTIPFAVEAATDVRLAVYDVMGREVAVLVNGTVEAGRHEASFEAQDLASGLYVWKLTAGAQSQTGRLTLVR